In Sceloporus undulatus isolate JIND9_A2432 ecotype Alabama chromosome 10, SceUnd_v1.1, whole genome shotgun sequence, the following proteins share a genomic window:
- the LOC121916385 gene encoding complement factor D-like: MASTVVWILLVLSISSTYGRPQGRILGGREPQPHSMPYMASLQENGKHICGGFLIAAEWVLSAAHCLEDTINGTFQVLLGAHSLTAPEPHKRLYGIRRLVPHPGSSIETNADDLLLVQVGLLDPRLKCSPFHVKTPSQKYEVSVCGPPSFQDRL; the protein is encoded by the exons ATGGCTTCCACTGTGGTCTGGATCTTACTTGTCTTGAGCATCTCTTCCACTTATG GTCGTCCCCAGGGGCGAATCCTGGGCGGGCGAGAGCCCCAGCCTCACTCGATGCCCTATATGGCATCCCTGCAGGAGAATGGGAAGCACATCTGTGGCGGTTTCCTCATTGCAGCCGAATGGGTGCTGAGCGCTGCCCACTGTTTGGAGGATAC GATCAATGGGACGTTCCAGGTCCTCTTGGGGGCCCACTCGCTCACGGCCCCTGAACCCCACAAGCGCCTCTACGGGATCCGCCGTCTCGTCccccaccctgggagcagcatCGAGACCAACGCCGATGACCTCTTGCTTGTCCAGGTGGGTCTCCTGGACCCGAGACTGAAATGCTCTCCTTTCCATGTAAAGACTCCCTCCCAGAAGTATGAGGTGTCAGTTTGTGGTCCCCCATCTTTTCAAGATAGGTTGtag